From the Manihot esculenta cultivar AM560-2 chromosome 3, M.esculenta_v8, whole genome shotgun sequence genome, one window contains:
- the LOC110610524 gene encoding metallothionein-like protein type 3 — MSSTCGNCDCADKSQCVKKGSSYTADIVETEKSFVSTVVMEVPAAAENDGKCKCGANCTCTTCTCGH; from the exons ATGTCCAGCACCTGCGGAAACTGCGACTGCGCTGACAAGAGCCAGTGCGT GAAGAAGGGCAGCAGCTACACCGCTGACATCGTTGAGACTGAGAAGAG CTTTGTCTCCACTGTTGTGATGGAGGTTCCTGCTGCTGCCGAGAACGATGGCAAGTGCAAGTGTGGTGCTAACTGCACCTGCACTACCTGCACTTGTGGTCACTGA
- the LOC110611098 gene encoding uncharacterized protein LOC110611098 → MGSSGFFLICMLHSLIALTCGTLMIFYTNEVSVFGHGIEVASKLKGSTPHDQLLIQTSDSFSGLLLFAIGFLLFMVAFVKDREFQSFFAKGCVVIHVSVAFWRIYFEWKLEDLAHDLPRQVVGDIALALSWVFFLVYSWREKYD, encoded by the coding sequence ATGGGCTCATCTGGGTTTTTCCTTATATGCATGCTTCATTCTTTGATAGCTCTAACCTGTGGAACTCTCATGATATTTTACACAAACGAGGTCTCTGTGTTTGGTCATGGCATTGAGGTAGCTTCTAAACTAAAAGGATCAACACCCCATGACCAACTCTTGATCCAAACATCTGATTCCTTTTCTGGGTTGCTGTTATTTGCCATTGGTTTCCTGTTATTTATGGTGGCATTTGTCAAGGATAGAGAATTCCAAAGCTTTTTTGCAAAGGGTTGTGTTGTGATTCATGTTTCAGTTGCTTTCTGGAGAATTTACTTTGAGTGGAAGCTTGAAGATCTAGCTCATGATTTGCCAAGACAAGTTGTGGGTGATATTGCATTGGCTCTTTCATGggttttctttcttgtttactCATGGAGAGAGAAGTATGATTAG
- the LOC122723337 gene encoding cytochrome c oxidase copper chaperone 2-like — MGGLPLQNASSTLALPGSEQNKGSAMTTSVTESKPKKKICCACPETKKLRDECIVEHGETACAKWIEAHRLCLRAEGFNV, encoded by the coding sequence ATGGGTGGGCTGCCTTTGCAAAATGCTTCCTCTACCTTAGCTCTGCCAGGATCAGAGCAAAATAAGGGTTCAGCAATGACAACATCTGTAACAGAATCAAAGCCAAAAAAGAAGATATGCTGTGCCTGCCCTGAAACCAAGAAGCTGAGAGATGAATGCATTGTGGAGCATGGTGAAACTGCTTGTGCAAAGTGGATCGAGGCTCATCGTCTGTGCCTTCGAGCTGAGGGTTTTAATGTTTGA